The genomic segment CTCCCCGGTCACCGCGGCCGGGGTCCCGGCGCGGACGGCGTCGGTGAAGGCGGCCAGCTCGGCGGTGTAGGCGCCGGCGAACAGCTCCTGGTCGCTGCGGGCCGTGTCGACCCGGCGCCCGTCGGCGCCGGAGAACACCATCCCGGTGCGCCGCCCGTCGCCCGTCGTCGCCGAACCGCCGGAGCCGAGGACCTCCCCGCGCACGTCGTAGCCGTAGGCGGCCTCGAAGCACGCCTCCGCCGTCCCGATCGCCCCGTCGTCGAAGCGCACGGTCACCACGGCGGTGTCGAGGAGCCCGCGCTCGCGCCAGCCGGGCTCGACGAGGGCGTCGGCGAGGGCGAAGACCTCCACCGCCTCGGCCCCGGGGTGCAGGAAGCGCAGGGTGTCGAAGTCGTGGATGAGGGTCTCGCGGAAGATCGTGTCCGGCGCGACGCGGGAGGGGTCGAAGCCGCCGGGGTCGCGGGTGAGCGAGCGCAGCAGCCGGACGGCGCCCAGGCGGCCGTCGTCGAGCAGCGCCCGCGCGGCGCTCCAGTCGGGCGCGAAGCGCCGGTTGAACCCCACCTGCAGCACGACCCCGGCCTCGCGCGCGGCGTCGATGGCCCGCCGGGCGTCGGCCAGGTGCATCGCCATGGGCTTCTCGCAGAAGACGTGCTTGCCCGCGCCGGCGGCGGCCACGACCAGGTCGGCGTGGAAGCGCGCCGGCGCCGCGACGACGACGGCGTCGACGTCGGGGTCGGCGAGGACCTCCGCGGGGTCGGTGCTCGCCCGCGCGGCGCCCAGCGCGTCGGCGAGCCGCTGGGCGGCTCCCGGCGCCGGGTCCGCGACGGCGGCCAGCCGCACCCCGGGCAGCCGGCTGCTCAGCGTCCGCCCGTGGAAGGAGCCCATCCGCCCCGACCCGACCAGCGCCACCCGCACCGGCTGCTCTCCCGCGCCCTCGCTCACACCCACCTCCTAGAACGTTCTAGTGGCGGTCAGCGTGGCCCGGGTGCCTCCCGGCCGTCAAGGCCGGGGCTCAGGGCGCCCGGGCTAGGTTGCCGGGGTGGCGGCCCCTGGACCCGGCGAGGGGCGACGTCCCACCCTGGCCGACGTCGCGGCGCGCGCCGGGGTGTCCACCGCCCTGGTCTCGATCGTCGTGCGCGAGGCCCCCGGTGCGAGCGCCGCCACGCGCGAGCGCGTCCTGCGGGCCGCGCGGGAGATCGGCTACCGCCCCGACGCCCGGGCCCGCCTGCTGCGCGCCCACCGCAGCCGCCTGCTCGGCGTGGTGTTCGAGGTGCAGGGCACCTTCCACGGCGACCTGCTCGGCGGCCTGTACGAGGCCGCCGAGGCCGCCGGGTACGAGCTCGCCCTCAGCGCCGTCACGCCCTCGCGCGACGAGGCCCGCGCGGTCGGGAGCCTGCTGTCCGACCGGTGCGAGGCGCTGGTGCTGCTGGGGCCGCGGTCGCCGGCGGCGCAGCTGGCCGAGCTGGCGGCGCGCCTGCCCGTGGTCGTGGTCGCCCGGGCCGTGCGCGCGCGCGGCGTGGACGTCGTCCGCACCGCGGACGACGAGGGGCTGCACCTGGCCGTCGACCACCTGGTCGGCCTCGGCCACCGCCGCATCGCGCACGTCGACGGCGGGCGCGCCCCCGGCGCCGCCGAGCGCCGCCGCGGCTACCGCGAGGCGATGGCGCGGCACGGGCTGTCCGCCGAGGTCCGCACCGTCGCCGGCGGGCCCGCCGAGGACGACGGCGCTGCCGCGGCCCGGTCCCTGCTCGAGGGCGCGCCGCCCACGGCCGTCACGGTCTTCAACGACCGCTGCGCCACGGGGGTGCTGGACGTGCTGCGCCGGGCGGGCCGCTCGGTGCCCGGAGACGTCAGCGTCACCGGCTACGACGACAGCCGGCTGGCCCGCCTCGCGCACGTGGACCTGACCACCGTCGCGCAGGACGCCGCACGGATGGCGTCCCTGGCGCTCTCCCGCGCGCTCGCCCGCCTCGAGCGCGCGGACGAGCCCGCGGGCGAGGAGGTCGTGCCGCCGCGCCTGGTGGTGCGCGGCACGACCGCCCCGCCGCGCTGACGCGCCGGCGTCAGCGCGGCGAGGCCGGCGCGTCAGGCCTCGCGCGGGGCCAGCCGCACCTCGGTGCGGCGCCCGGTGCGCAGGGCCTCCACGCCGGCCGTGCACACCGCCGTGGCGGCGTACCCGTCCCAGGTGCCCGGCCCGTCGACGGTGCCGCGGCGGGCGGCGTCCGCCCAGCGCTGGACCTCGATGTCGTAGGCCTGCGCGAAGCGCTCGCGGAAGCCCGGGGTGATCACCTGGCCGCGCCGGCCGTCCCCGCTGGAGCGCACGACGCCGGTGTCCAGGCCGATCATGGCGGTGCCGCGCTCGCCGACGACCTCGGTGCGCACCTCGTAGGCGACGCCGGTGGTGACGAACAGCTCGACGTCCACCAGCCGCCCGCTGCCGGTCTCGAACAGCACGACCATGGGGTCGGCCAGGCCCGCCGGGGCGTCCCGGGAGGCCGCGGGGGTCAGGACGGTGACCGCGGTGACCTCCTCGCCGAGGAGGAAGCGCGCCACGTCGACCTCGTGCACCACCGAGTCCGTGATCATCATCTCGGAGGTGAAGTGGGCCGGCACGGCGGGGTTGCGGTGCGCGCAGTGCACCAGCAGGGGGCGGCCGAGGTCGCCGGAGGCGATGAGCTCGCGCAGGGAGGCGTACTCCGGGTCGAACCGGCGCATGAACCCGACCTGCACGAGCGGGCGCCCCAGGGCCTGCTCGGCCCGCACGACCGCCAGGGAGGTGTCGGCCTCGGTGGTCAGCGGCTTCTCGCACAGCACGGGCAGCTCGCGCTCGAGGCAGGCGAGGACGAGCTCCTCGTGCGTGGCGCCCGGCGTGGCGATCACCACCGCGTCGACCTCGGGGTCCGCGATGGCGTCGAACGGGTCCTCCACCACCCGCACGCCCGGGAGCTCGCCGGCCACCTCCCGCGCCCTGTCGGCGAAGGCGTCGGCCACGACCACCGGGCGCGCCCCGGAGGTCCTCGCGGCCAGGCGCCTCAGGTGGTCCGCGCCCATCAGGCCGACGCCGAGGACGGCGACCCTCAGCTCCTGCAGCGGGGTGGCGGACCCGGCCCGGGCCTGGACCGCCGTCTGCGTCGTCGTCTGCGTCATCGTCGTCGTCTGCGTCATCGTCGTCGCAGCCCTTCAGTCGTTGGTGGGGAACCCGAGGTCCATCCCGGCGTGGGAGGGATCCGACCAGCGGGAGGTGACGACCTTGCCGCGGGTGAAGAAGTGCACGCCCTCGGTGCCGTGGGCGTGGGTGTCCCCGAACAGGGAGCTCTTCCACCCGCCGAAGGAGTAGTAGGCCATCGGCACGGGCACCGGCACGTTCACCCCGACCATCCCGACCTGGATCTCGTGCGTGAAGCGCCGCGCCGCGCCGCCGTCGTTGGTGAAGATCGCCACCCCGTTGCCGTAGGGGTTGGCGTTGACCAGGTCCACCGCGGCGGTGTAGGTGTCCTCGCGCACCACGAGCAGCACCGGCCCGAAGATCTCGTCGGTGTACGCGGAGCTGGTGGTGGGCACGCGGTCCAGCAGCGTCGGCCCGAGGAAGAAGCCCTCGCCGTCGGCGTCCGGGCTCACCTGCCGGCCGTCGACGACGACGCTCGCGCCGTCGCGCTCGGCGGCGTCGACGTAGGAGGCGACCTTGTCGCGGTGGGCGCGCGTGACCAGCGGACCCATGTCGCAGCCGCGCCGGCCGTCGCCGGTGCGGATCTTCCCCGCCCGGTCGGCGATCCGGGAGACCAGCTCGTCCCCGGTGCCGCCGACGGCGACCACCGCGGAGATGGCCATGCAGCGCTCCCCCGCCGAGCCGAACCCGGCGTTGACCGCCGCGTCGGCGGCCAGGTCGAGGTCGGCGTCGGGCAGGACCACCATGTGGTTCTTCGCCCCGCCCAGGGCCTGCACCCGCTTGCCGTGCGCGGTGCCGGTCTCGTAGACGTAGCGCGCGATCGGGGTGGAGCCGACGAAGGACACCGACGCGACGTCGGGGTGGGTCAGCAGGCCGTCGACGGCGACCTTGTCGCCCTGCAGGACGTTGAAGACGCCGTCGGGCAGCCCGGCCTCCTTCCACAGCTGCGCCAGCCACAGGGACGCCGAGGGGTCCTTCTCGCTCGGCTTGAGCACCACGGCGTTGCCCGCGGCGACGGCGATGGGGAAGAACCACATGGGCACCATCGCCGGGAAGTTGAACGGGGAGATGATCGCGGCCACCCCGAGCGGCTGGCGCAGGGCGTGCACGTCGACGCTCGTGCTGGCGTTCTCGGTGAAGGCGCCCTTGAGCAGGTGCGGCATGCCGCACGCGAACTCCACGACCTCCTGGCCGCGCGCGACCTCCCCGGCGGCGTCGGAGAGCACCTTGCCGTGCTCGGCGGTGATGATCGCCGCCAGCTCCGGGGCGCGGGCGTTGAGCAGCTCGCGGAAGCGGAAGAGCACCTGCGTGCGCCGGGTCAGGGAGGTGTCGCGCCACGCCGGGAACGCCGCCGCCGCCGCGGCCACCGCCGCCTCGACGTCCGAGGGCTCCGCGAGGACCACCTGGCGGGCCACCTCACCGGTGGCGGGGTCGAACACGTCCGCCCGCCGCGCGGAGCCGCCGGGGGTGGCGGCTCCGCCGATCCAGTGCTGGACGACCTCCGGCGGGCGGACGTCGGCGGGAGGGCCTCCCTGCTCGTGGTCCATCCCCTGGTGCTCCTCGGGCAGCAGCTCGGTCATCGTTCCTCCAGGTCGGGTGCGGGCTCGCCGTCGCGGCTCAGGCGCCGGCGGGGTCGGACGGGGTCAGGTGCGGGCGCTGCTCGGCCTTGTGCTGCTCGTAGACCTCGCGCGCCCGCCGGGTCGACTCCAGCGTCGAGGTCTCCGCCACCGGCACGTCCCACCAGGACCGGCTCGACGGCGCCCCGACGAACGGGTCGGTCTCGACGTGGATGACGGTGGCCGTGGTGCTGGCCCTGGCGTCGAGGATCGCGGCCTCGAGCTCCTTGCGGCTGTGCGTGCGCACGACGTGGATGCCGAAGCTCTCCGCGTTGGCCGCCAGGTCGACGGGCAGCAGGTCGCCGTCGAGGCGGTGGCTGGAGGCGCTGCGGGCGCGGTAGCGGGTGCCGAAGCGCTGGGAGCCGAGCTCCTCCGACAGGGCGCCGATCGAGGCGAACCCGTGGTTCTGCACGAGGACGACGACCACCTTCACGCCCTCCTGGACGGCGGTGACCAGCTCGGTCGCCATCATCAGGTAGGAGCCGTCGCCGACCATCACGAACACGTCGCGGTCCGGGCAGGCCATCCGCACGCCGATGCCGCCGGCGACCTCGTAGCCCATGCAGGAGTAGCCGTACTCGACGTGGTAGCCCTTGGCGTCGCGCACCTGCCACAGCTTGTGCAGGTCGCCCGGCATGGAGCCGGCCGCGCACACCACGACGTCGCGCGGGTCGGACAGCTCGTTGACGGCGCCCAGCACCTGGCTCTGGGTGGGCTGGGCCGACAGGTCCCCGCCCTCGGCGGCGGCGCGGTCGTAGGCGCGGGCGACGGTGGCGTCCCACTCGGCCCGCAGGCGGGCGACCTCCTGCCGGTAGCCGTCGTCGACCGACCAGCCCTGCAGGGCTGCCGTCAGCGCGGTCAGGGCCTCGCGGGCGTCGGCGACGACGGAGACGCCGGCGTGCTTGACGGCGTCCAGGCCGGCGACGTTGACGTTGACGAACTGGACGCCGGGGTGCTGGAAGGCCGTCCTGGAGGCGGTGGTGAAGTCCTGGTAGCGGGTGCCGACGCCGATCACGACGTCCGCCTCGCGCGCCAGGGCGTTGGCGGCCGTGGTGCCGGTGGAGCCGATCGCTCCGACGGAGGCCGGGTGGTCGAACGGCAGGGAGCCCTTGCCGGCCTGGCTCTGCCCGACCGGGACGCCGGTGGCCTCGACGAGGGCCCGCAGCTCCTCGGTCGCGCGCGAGTAGACCACCCCGCCGCCGGCGACGAGCAGGGGACGGCGCGCGGAGCGGACGACCTCCACCGCGCGGGCCAGGGCGTCCGGCTGCGGCAGCGGGCGCCCGACGTGCCAGGTGCGCTCGGCGAACAGCTCCAGCGGCCAGTCGTGCGCCTCGGCCTGCACGTCCTGGGGGATGGCGATGGTCACGGCGCCGGTCTCGGCGGGGTCGGTGAGCACCCGCATCGCGCTCATCAGGGCGCCGGGCAGCTGCTGGGGGCGCCAGACCCGGTCGAAGTAGCGCGACAGCGGGCGGAAGGCGTCGTTGACGGTGACGTCGCCGCTGCTGGGCAGCTCCAGCTCCTGCAGCAGCGGCCCCGCGGAGCGGGTCGCGAACGTGTCGGCGGGCAGCAGCAGCACCGGCAGGCGGTTGATGGTGGCCAGCGCGGCGCCGGTGAGCATGTTCGTCGAGCCCGGCCCGACGCTCGCCGTCACCGCCCACGCCTGCAGCCGGTCCTTCGCGCGGGCGTAGGCGACCGCGGTGTGCACCATGGCCTGCTCGTTGCGGCCCAGCACGTACGGCAGCGCCGGCTCCTCCCCCTCCGGGGTCTCCAGCTCCGCCTGCAGCAGCGCCTGCCCCAGGCCGGCGACGTTGCCGTGGCCGAAGATGCCGAAGCACCCCGCGAAGAAGCGGCTGCGCTCCCCGTCGCGCTCGACGTGCTGGGCGACCAGGAAGCGGACGACGGCCTGGGAGGTGGTGAGCCGGACGGTGTCGTCGGGGCTGGGGGTCATCGCTGCTCTCCTCCGGGCGCGGTGGGGACGGCGTCGGTGCTCTGGTGCAGGGGCAGGCGCGGGTCGACGTCCTGGTGCGCCCACTGCCCGCGCACCCAGGCGAAGGCGGGGTCGTCGACGATGCGCCACTCGCGCTCGGCCCCCGGCCCGGCCATGACGTTCAGGTAGTACATGTGGTGCCCGGGCGCGGCGGCGCAGGGGCCGTGCCAGCCGTGGGGCACGAGCACGGTGTCGCCGGTGCGCACCTCGGCGAGCACGTCGACCGGGCGCTCCGGCGTGCCGTAGGTGCGGTGGTAGCCCACCCCCGGCTGGCCGTCCGGGCCCGGCGCGATCTCGTAGTAGTAGACCTCCTCGAGCTCGCTCTCGTGCTCGCTGGCCTCGTCGTGCTTGTGCGGCGGGTAGGACGACCAGTTGCCGCCCGGGGTGATGACCTCGACGGCGATCAGGGAGTGCGCCTCGAAAACCCCGGCGGCGGCGAAGTTGTGCACCTGGCGGCTGCACGAGCCCGCGCCGCGCAGCTCCACCGCCACGTCGGACGCCGCGACGCGCCGCACCGGCAGCCGCGGCCGGCCCTCGTCCACGCGGGCCGCGGGCAGCGCCACGCGGGCGCCCTGCGCGCTGCGCAGGACGGCCCGGGTGCGCTGCGGCAGGTACGCGAAGTCGCTCGGGCCGGCGAAGACGCCGCTGCGCCCGGCCAGCTCGTGCGCGGTGCCGTCGACGCTCACGGTGCACCCGCCGCGCAGCGGCAGGACGACGACCTCGTCGGGGCCGGTGCTCAGGTCCACCGCCTGCCCGGGCGCCAGGTCGGCCACGTGCAGGGAGCTGTGGCCCCAGCCCGCGCTGGCGGGCGTGACGGACACGTCGTACGGGCCGCGGCGCGTGGAGCCCGCGGGCAGGTGCCACGGGTGCGCGACCATCAGCGCACCAGGGACACGGCGGTGTCGACCGCCGCGGCCACGTCGTCGTCCGGGGGGAAGAGCAGGGCCCGACCCACCACGAGGCCGCGCACGGCGGGCAGGGCGAGCGCCGTGCTCCACGCGGCGTAGGTCTCCTCCGGCGCGGCCACCGGGTCGCCGCCGAGCAGGAGGGTCGGCAGGGTGGTGGCGTCCATGACGCGCTCCATCTGGTCGACGACGGGCAGCTTCAGCCACGTGTGCGCGGAGGAGGCGCCGAGCCCCTGCGCGACGTGGACCGACCGGACCACGGCGGCGGGCGAGAGGTCGTTGACCACCCTGCCCTCGCGGCGCGAGGACCAGAAGGGCTCGAGCAGGGCGGCCCGGCGGGCGCGGTTCAGCTCCGTGACCGCGCGGCCGCACGCCTGCAGCGTGGCGGCCGTGCCGGGGTCGTCCAGGGCCACGCGCAGGAGCATCTTGCCGCCGTCGAAGCCGGCCTCGACGATGCCGGGCACGTCGTAGCCGGTCATCCGGTCGTCCAGCTCGAACGACGCCCCGGCGAGGCCGCCGCGGTTCATCGAGGCGATGACGACCTTGCCCTCCAGCGCGCCCAGCAGCAGGAGGTCCTCGGCGACGTCGGCGGTGGCGAGCAGCCCGTCGACGCCGGGGCGGGCCAGCGCCGCCTGCAGGCGGTCGAGCAGCTCGGTGCGGCTGGCCATGGCGTCGGCGCGGCCGCGCGCGGCCAGCGCCCCGCGCGCCGGGTGGTCGGCGGCGACGATCATGAGGCGGCCGTCGTCGCCGAGCAGCGGACGGCGGGCGCGCCGGGCCAGGGCCTGGGCCACGACCTCGGGACGGCGCGCGCGCAGCTCGGTGACCTCCGCGTAGCTGCGCGCCAGCGGCGGGAGGTGCGCGGGCTGCGCGGCGGGCTGCGCAGCGGGCGGTGCGGGCGCGGACGGCGCGGCGGTGTCAGGCACGGCTGGCCTCCGGGTGGGGACGGGGTGCCGCGCCGTGCGCGGCGAGGAAGGCCTCGACCTCGGCGGCCGTGGGCATCGCGGTCGAGCACTCCAGGCGGGAGGCGACGATCGCCCCGGCGGCGTTGGCCGCGCGCAGCACCTGCTCCAGGGGCCAGCCGGAGAGCAGGCCGTGCACCAGCGAGCCGCCGAAGGCGTCGCCGGCCCCGAGGCCGTTGACGACCTGCACCGGCGTGGGCGGCACGACGACGCGCTGGTCGGCCGTGGCGGCCATGACGCCCGCGGGGCCCTGCTTGACCACCGCCAGCTCCACGCCGGCCGCCAGCAGCGCGTCGGCGGCGCGGTCGGGGTCGCTCTCGCCGGTGGCCACCTCGCACTCGGCGCGGTTGCCGACCGCGACGGTCACGCCGGCCAGGGCGCGCTGCACCTGCTCGCGCGCGGCCTCCACCGAGGGCCAGAACATCGGGCGGTGGTCCAGGTCGAGGACGGTGCACCCGCGCCGCTCGCGCGCCTCGAGCGCGGCCAGGTGGGCGCTGCGGCTGGGCTCGGCGGACAGGCCGGTCCCGGTCAGCCAGAGCAGGTCGGCGTCCCGCACGGCCCCGGGGTCGACGTCCTCGGGGCGCACCCGCAGGTCCGGCGCGGTGGGGCGCCGGTAGAAGTAGAGGGGGAAGTCGTCGGGGGGGAAGACCTCGCAGAAGGTCACCGGGGTGAGGTTGTCCGGGTCGACGACGACGTACCGGTCGTCGACGCCGCGGGTGCGCAGCTCGCGGCGCACGAAGCGGCCGAACGGGTCGTCGCCGACGCCGGAGACCAGGGCGACGCCGTGGCCCAGCCGGGCCGCGGCCACCGCGACGTTGGCGGCGCTGCCGCCGAGGAACTTGCCGAAGGTCTCGACGTCCTCCAGGCCGACGCCGGTCTGCAGGGGGTAGACGTCCACCCCGCAGCGGCCCATCACGAGCACCTCGGCCGGGCGGTCGGGGAGCGCGTCCTGGGACGCACCGGTCACGCGGGCCTCCACAGCGTCGTGAGTTCCGGGGTGGTGCCGGGATGGTTCCGGGATGCTCGGAGCGGCGGGCCGCTGTCCGTGCCTCCGTACTCTGGTCCTCGCCGCCGAGCAGTGTCAACTCTTTGTCCTGACAAAGTGTCAACACGACCGCACGGGTGGTCGCCCTGCCCGGCCGCGGCCGCTCCTGAGATGCTGGGCGCATGGACGCCGCCGCCGACGCCCGGGCCCGGGGCCAGCAGGACCTCGCCGCCCTCCTGCTGCGCGGCCTGGACCGCTCCAGCCCCGTGCCGCTCTACCACCAGCTCGCCGAGCTGATCCGCGGGGCCGTCGACGACGGCGTCCTGCCGGCGGGCACGCGCCTGGAGAACGAGGTCGCCCTCGCCGACCGGCTGGGGCTCTCGCGCCCGACGATGCGCCGCGCCCTGCAGGAGCTCGTCGACCGGGGCCTGCTCGTGCGCCGCCGCGGCGTGGGCACCCAGGTGGTCCACCCCAAGGTCAGCCGCTCCATGGCGCTGACGAGCCTGCACGACGACCTCGCCGGGTCCGGGCAGGTGCCGAGCACCGAGGTCCTGGAGTACGCCCTGGGCCCCGGGCCGGCGGAGGTGACCGAGGCGCTGGGCCTGGAGCCGGGCGCCGAGGTCCTCACCCTGCGGCGGCTGCGGCGGGCCGGCGGCGAGCCGCTGGCGGTGATGACGAACTACCTGCCCGCCGCGCTGGCGCCCTCGCGCGAGCAGCTGGAGGTCGAGGGCCTCTACCAGTGCCTGCGCGACCGCGGCGTGCACCTGCGGGTGGCCCACCAGCGGGTGGGGGCCCGGCTGGCCACGGCCCCCGAGGCGAAGCTGCTCGAGGAGCGCCCCCGCTCACCGCTGGTGACGATGGTGCGCACCGCCTACGACGACGCCGGCCGCGCCGTCGAGCACGGCTCGCACGTCTACCGGGCCTCGCGCTACGCGGTGGAGAGCACGGTCGTCGACCGCTGAGCGCGGGCCCGGGGCGCTCGGGTGGTGCTCAGGCCGGGCCGAGCAGGACGTCGCGGACGACGCCGTCGAGCTGGGCGTCGGCGTCCAGGAACTGGTGCAGGGTGCGCACCGTGGCGCCGAAGCGCTCGAAGTCCTCCACGGCCAGGCCGTCCTCGTCGTAGGCCTTGGTGAACTCGGGCACCCGCGCGCGCAGGGTGTCGATGGCGCGCGGGTCGACGGGCCGCTCGATCGCGTGCGGGTCGACGGGGATGCGGTTCTCGTTGATCCGCCGCTGCCAGTCGAAGGGCGGGGAGACGACGAGGTCGCCGCCGACGAGCTCGCTCCACTGCAGGTGGTTGCGGAAGGCGGCGGAGAGGATGCGCACGCGGTACCCGCGCTCGGTGTAGATGGCGTGCGCCTTCTTCAGCGCGGCGACGCCGGCCCACTCGAAGTGCCCCGGCTCGATCAGCACGCGGTTCTTCGCGGCCCAGGCCTTCAGCCAGTCGTCGAGGCGGCCGCCCATGATCGTGCAGACGGACCCGAAGTCGCCCACGGGCAGGCCCTCGGCCTCGCGGCGGGCGAAGCCGCGCTCGATCGCCTCGGCGACGGCGACGGCCTGGGCGACGGTGAAGGAGACCGTGGCGTTGATGCTCACGCCGCGGTAGGTGGCCTCCTCGATCGCCGCGATGCCCGTCCTCGTCGCGGGGATCTTGACGATGATGTTCGGCGCGAGCCGGGAGAAGCGCACCGCCTGCTCCACGAGGGCGTCGGCGTCGCGGTGCAGGCGCGGGTCGGTCTGCACCGACAGGCGCCCGTTGACGCCGCCGTGCTCGGCGAAGGCGGGCTCCAGGAGCTCGGCGGCCTCCACGGACAGCTCCTCGACGACCCTCCACCCCAGCTCCGACTCACCGGCCGTGGGGTGCTCCTCGGCGAGCTCGCGGATGCGCGGCACCCAGCGGTCGAGGTGGTTCTTGATCACCGTGAGGGCGATGACGGGGTTGCACGTGGCCCCCACCGCGCCCCAGGAGATGGCCTGGGTGAGCTCGTCCAGGTCCGCGGAGTCGTTCCACAGGGACGTGGGCGTGGTCTCGGCCGCGATGCGCAGCGGCAGCTGGGAGGCCTGCGCGGTGGGCGGCTCAACGGTCAGCGTCATCGTCTCTCCTCGGGGTCTGCGTCGACGTCCGCGCCGGCCGAGCGGCGCTGCCCGCGCTCCATGATGGAGCCAGGTGCATATGTCCTGTCAACCGCGGCGGACGACTGGCTGCGTGCAGGACGGCGCGAGCCCGGCGGCCCCGCCATCCGGCGCCCTGGTATTGAGCTGTTGACCTGACAAAGTGACGGCTCGTGCGGTCGGGACGACGGTCGACGGCGAGGCACCCGGCCCGCACCGGACCGCCACCCCCGGACGAGGGCGGGCGAGACCGCCCCGGGCGCGAAGGAGCTCCCCGTGTCATCACCGGTCCCGACCACCCGCGCCCCGAGCGCGGGGCACCGCAGGTTCCTCGTCAGGCTGACCGTGATCTCGACCCTCGGCGGCCTGCTGTTCGGCTACGACACCGGCGTCATCGCCGGGGCGCTGCTCACCATGCCCGAGGACCTCGGGCTCACCACCTTCCAGACGGCCACCGTGGTCACGGTCCTGCTGCTGCCCGGCGCCGCGCTGGGCGCGCTGCTCGCCGGACGGATCGCGGACCGCCTGGGGCGCCGCTCCACGCTGATCATCTGCGGCGCCGTCTTCCTCGTCGGGGCGCTGGGGTGCGCCCTGTCGCCGGGCTTCCTCTCCCTGGTCGCCTTCCGGTTCCTCCTGGGCCTCGGCGTCGGGGCGGCGGCGGTGATCTGCCCGGTGTACCTCGCGGAGATGGCGCCGAAGGACGCGCGCGCCCGCATGGTGACCATCAACGAGCTGATGATCGTCACGGGTCAGCTGCTGGCCTTCGCCGTCAACGCCCTGATCGGCGCCACCGTCGAGGGGCAGGGCGTCTGGCGCGTCATGCTCGGCGTCGCGGCGATCCCCGCCGTCGGCCTGCTCATCGGCATGTTCCTGCTGCCGGAGTCCCCGCGCTGGCTCTCCCTCGAGGGGCGCACCGACGAGGCCCGCACCGTCCTGCACCGCTGCCGCACGGTCGAGCAGGCGGACCGCGAGCTCGCCGAGGTGAAGCACCTGGCCGACGAGGACCGCGGCGCCTCGCGCGCCTCGGTCCGCCAGGTGCTGCGCGCCAACCCGTGGATGCGCCGCCTGCTGTGGATCGGCGCCGGCCTGGCGACCGTGCAGCAGGCCACCGACATCAACACGGTGAACTACTACGGCACGACGATCCTCGAGGGCAGCGGCCTGGGCGACCAGGCGGCCCTGGTCTCCACCATCGCCATCGGCGCGACCTCGGTCACCATGACGATCCTCGGCATCTGGCTGCTGGGCTTCGTCAGCCGCCGCAAGATGCTCCTGACCGGCTTCGTCGGCGTGGCCGCCTCCCAGGCGGTGCTCGCCGCGGTGTTCCTGCTGCCGCAGTCGACCTTCCGCAGCTACACCATCCTCGGCGCCATGATCGTCTTCGTCGCCTTCGTCCAGTGCTTCATCGGCA from the Quadrisphaera sp. DSM 44207 genome contains:
- a CDS encoding transaldolase family protein, whose protein sequence is MTLTVEPPTAQASQLPLRIAAETTPTSLWNDSADLDELTQAISWGAVGATCNPVIALTVIKNHLDRWVPRIRELAEEHPTAGESELGWRVVEELSVEAAELLEPAFAEHGGVNGRLSVQTDPRLHRDADALVEQAVRFSRLAPNIIVKIPATRTGIAAIEEATYRGVSINATVSFTVAQAVAVAEAIERGFARREAEGLPVGDFGSVCTIMGGRLDDWLKAWAAKNRVLIEPGHFEWAGVAALKKAHAIYTERGYRVRILSAAFRNHLQWSELVGGDLVVSPPFDWQRRINENRIPVDPHAIERPVDPRAIDTLRARVPEFTKAYDEDGLAVEDFERFGATVRTLHQFLDADAQLDGVVRDVLLGPA
- a CDS encoding GntR family transcriptional regulator is translated as MDAAADARARGQQDLAALLLRGLDRSSPVPLYHQLAELIRGAVDDGVLPAGTRLENEVALADRLGLSRPTMRRALQELVDRGLLVRRRGVGTQVVHPKVSRSMALTSLHDDLAGSGQVPSTEVLEYALGPGPAEVTEALGLEPGAEVLTLRRLRRAGGEPLAVMTNYLPAALAPSREQLEVEGLYQCLRDRGVHLRVAHQRVGARLATAPEAKLLEERPRSPLVTMVRTAYDDAGRAVEHGSHVYRASRYAVESTVVDR
- the iolC gene encoding 5-dehydro-2-deoxygluconokinase; protein product: MTGASQDALPDRPAEVLVMGRCGVDVYPLQTGVGLEDVETFGKFLGGSAANVAVAAARLGHGVALVSGVGDDPFGRFVRRELRTRGVDDRYVVVDPDNLTPVTFCEVFPPDDFPLYFYRRPTAPDLRVRPEDVDPGAVRDADLLWLTGTGLSAEPSRSAHLAALEARERRGCTVLDLDHRPMFWPSVEAAREQVQRALAGVTVAVGNRAECEVATGESDPDRAADALLAAGVELAVVKQGPAGVMAATADQRVVVPPTPVQVVNGLGAGDAFGGSLVHGLLSGWPLEQVLRAANAAGAIVASRLECSTAMPTAAEVEAFLAAHGAAPRPHPEASRA
- a CDS encoding sugar porter family MFS transporter, whose translation is MSSPVPTTRAPSAGHRRFLVRLTVISTLGGLLFGYDTGVIAGALLTMPEDLGLTTFQTATVVTVLLLPGAALGALLAGRIADRLGRRSTLIICGAVFLVGALGCALSPGFLSLVAFRFLLGLGVGAAAVICPVYLAEMAPKDARARMVTINELMIVTGQLLAFAVNALIGATVEGQGVWRVMLGVAAIPAVGLLIGMFLLPESPRWLSLEGRTDEARTVLHRCRTVEQADRELAEVKHLADEDRGASRASVRQVLRANPWMRRLLWIGAGLATVQQATDINTVNYYGTTILEGSGLGDQAALVSTIAIGATSVTMTILGIWLLGFVSRRKMLLTGFVGVAASQAVLAAVFLLPQSTFRSYTILGAMIVFVAFVQCFIGTGIWLVLAEIFPLAIRGFAMGLSVFVLWTVNGLISFAFPPTAATLGSTATFGLFVLINTASIVFISRFAPETKGHSLESLEEHLKTPPGGIPAVAGGARAA
- a CDS encoding deoxyribose-phosphate aldolase, whose product is MARSYAEVTELRARRPEVVAQALARRARRPLLGDDGRLMIVAADHPARGALAARGRADAMASRTELLDRLQAALARPGVDGLLATADVAEDLLLLGALEGKVVIASMNRGGLAGASFELDDRMTGYDVPGIVEAGFDGGKMLLRVALDDPGTAATLQACGRAVTELNRARRAALLEPFWSSRREGRVVNDLSPAAVVRSVHVAQGLGASSAHTWLKLPVVDQMERVMDATTLPTLLLGGDPVAAPEETYAAWSTALALPAVRGLVVGRALLFPPDDDVAAAVDTAVSLVR